A window of Fusarium oxysporum Fo47 chromosome II, complete sequence genomic DNA:
AGCAGGGTTGATACGAGTTGATCAAGCAGTAGGATCGTCATTAGAACACACGCACGAGGGAGTTCTAAAATCTATGTTAGTCACCAATGCTTCCTCATCTATGGGGAAAACAAACCCATTGCTGCAATAACCACCCTTGTAATTCATTGTCTGGCAAGTTTGCAGGCAAGGATCCCCTGCAGGACAATCTGCAACGCACAAAAAGCCCTTGGGCCTAACAGTGGAGTTAGTAACAGAGGTATCTCAAAGTCGAACCTACACTTACTGAGAGTAGAGGCAAGCCCTCTTCCCGTTGACCAAGTTCTGACATTCGGGCACCGCATTGTCTGTTAGGTTGCAGTTGGTGGTATCACCGATAAAGGGAACAGGTGTCTGTATACTTGGTACAGTCACCAGCGTACTTGAGCCATTGGGGGCTGGAATTGTCACCAGGATTGAGGTAGTGTTTACAGTGGATATCGGAACTTCTGGCTTGGGAGCTAGTGTCGTCAAGAAAGTCGAAGGTGAAGGCGTACCAGAGATGATGGCGGTAGTATTAGAAGCGCCTGGTGTAGAGGTTGGTGCAGGCTCAGCAGAAGAGCTGACTTGGCCATACTGTGGGATGAGTTGCAAAAGCTGTTCATTACTCATGCCAGACAAATCCCTACAAACTGCATTTCCTTCTGAACCATACGTCGCTGTTGTAGTTGGTACGCTGCATGACTCTGACTCAGTAGAGGTTGAGGTCGGGGTTGGAGTGGACGTAGGCTCTGTCGACTTGTCATCCGGGTCTGTTGGCTTCTGTTCGTCCTCAGGTTTGGCCGTTACGACAGCACCGGCAGCAACGGGGATCAAGGCTCCACCAACAGAGATGAATCCGCCCCCCGGTCCGCCAACAACAACTGCGCCAACAGATACTACCACTGTGGCACCATCGCTGACGGTCGTAGTTGGTGCTGCCGATGACGTGGTCGCGGTCTCGATGAACGAAGTGGTAATAGGACTACCTGATGTAACCGGCTCTGTAGGAACCCCGCCTGGTGTAGTAACGTTGCTGGTAGGAGTCACAGGAACCTCGGAGGACAATGGTTCCGTGCTAGTCTTTGGAAAGGTAATGAAGCTAGCAGAAGTGTTCTGGAAAGGAGCAGGCGGCACAGATTCTGGTAGTGGCTGTGCTTGACGCTTGAAGAAGTTTAAGAAGGGTACTTCTTCGCGCTTCTGGGGCAGGTTGCATGACGAAGACGGAGATCCTGCAGTATCAGGGAAAGCCAATACATCGAGTGCGTATATAGCGTAGTTTTGGGCGTTCTTTAACTTTTGGGCATCGGAAAGCCGGAAGCAACTAAACTATATCAGCAACAGGCTTTAGAACCTCCATTTCAGACTCACCAGCTAGCTGAATAACAGTCCTTGTTATCCTCAAACGGGTCCTGCAAGTCGTCGCATCGTTCCTCTTCTGACTCGGTTGCCTGGATCATGTGCTGAACTTCATGCACGAGTGCAAAGCCACGCGACAGATTGTCGCCCAGGGTATGCTCCGTCTTCCACAATTGAACAGCACTATCGAGGTTAGGCTTGTTTCCGAAGAAGTCGGGGCAAAGAACGAGAAGCGTCGCCCCGAATACCGCCGCTCTAGAACCGGTTGCACTCTGAACAGCTGCCACCGTATTGCCATCGCATACTGGCTCGGAAGGGGGAGGACAGGCGTAGACCAGAGAAGACTCGGTGATGGTAGAGCCTTGCTGGGGATTCAGGAACGGGCTGTGCGAGAGTCGAAATTGGGCGGCGGCAGTGGATGGGATCAGATTCTCCAAAACGGCTTGAAAATGTCTTTTGAGAATGATATCTCTTCTATTAGGAGTTCCGTTGCCTTCGAACTGTAGTTAGAATGGTTCTCATGTTGTGCAGGAGGGAGACATACTTGAGCCAAACCAAGACTCGAAGGCGATCGACTGTTCGGAGCTAGGCTTCGAAAGGACATTGATAGCTGCCTTGGAAAGATCATGTGCCTCGTCGATGGCCCCAGAAATTGTTTTCAGCTGATCTTGGGAACATGACCAAGCTCCGTTGAAGACGTAGAATGCCGTGTCGAACGGTTTGCGAGGGGTCAATATGGCTTGTCCCAGACAAGCCCATAAAACGAAAGGAAGAAAGTAGAGTGCAATCATCTTGATTGACACAATGAGCGTGATAGAGACGAAAAGAACGAAGGAAAAGACTGTAGTTTGTAACAACTTGAGGCATCGCCTAACCGTCAGATCCTTCTAGATCGCGCTACTGTTATACCAACTCATAATTGTTATGAAAGTTAATTAAGATTATAGATCCATCTTTACGAACGACGATCTCTAGTAAAGTTTCTTGGAAGGGTTTCAAATATCCCAAAACTCTCACCTGAAACAAGAAATGGTTTTCAGTAAACCTTATGTCGCAAATATACCTGCCGATTCGGATATATCCGTCCACAGCTCGACCTTATTCATAAGTAGAGGCGTCTGTGCTTCTAAAGGTCCAGAAAATAGCATTATCTGTTAAGTACCGTTGTCTCAAGTGTATGGAGTATTGAACGAGAGTGCGTCATGGGACGACCCCGGGGACTTTTGAAGCTTTTCGGGTAGACCAAACGGGATATTGACAAGATCCTAGCACGCTTTTCAAGGCGGGAAGCTTAAAATAGATGATTGGATCCCAAAGTTCCGATTTGTTCGTGTCAAAAGCTTAGGCCTATCGACCGAGCGTCCATCAACCTCGAGATGAGCCTGGGTTTAACTAGAATTGGCTCAAGCCCATAAGTGATCGAAAACCAGGTGATATCGATGTTTATCGTCTAGATATTTCTCTTAGATAATCACTCTGTTATGAGCATGAGCCTTAGAGCCAGATACACCTCTTAAACATATTGGTCATTGCCTTTGCTCTTGCCCTAAATTTGACTTTTCATATATGCAAATTTAAAGTTTCTATAAGTAATGGTCGGCAAATGATAATCATTGGTATAAATGACTTGAATACTTACGGAACGAAAGTGCATCTACTCTACTATCTAAGGAATAGTCTAGAAACCTGCTCTGAGAGTTCTGTTTCGAGGATGACTATGCGTTCTTCTGCGCCTCACCACTCAACTCTACTTCTCTTCCTTTGACTCCCTTAAATGTATCACTATCCACAAACTCAACAATCTTGCAAATCTTATCACCATCTTCGTTAAAGTGCAAGAACCATGAGAAatccaacttcaactcctCCCCATTATTGAACACCAACTCTACAACAGTCGTAACAGCTGCCTTCCGggcatcaacatcaataATCAAGTCTGAGATAGTGTTTTTATGCATGCCGCCAACTTTCAGACCGTCAGCGAAGACGTGAAGGTATGCGTCGTTTGTCATGGTGAAACCGCCGCCTAGGGTGGAGGGAAGCATCGAACGTGCGCAGTCGGATGTGACGTTTCGGTTGACAAGAGAGGGGTTGTTCTGCGTACGAGCGTCGATAAAAGATGCAAGATAGCTTTTTACAGTAACCTCGATGGCTGATTTGATGTCCTTGGTCTGCGAAGAGGCCATGATTGCGGTTATCTGATGCGACGATATCAAGTTCAGAAATGTTACTTGAGCTTACCCAGACATAGGGCTTAGAGGCATGCTTATATACTGAAGAACGTTTCTGTGATCTTCAGGCAAAGATGATGTATCACCAGACTGAATTTTAATGCATATGGCCTATTCGGGTGTGATATAAGCTCAATTCTGACGCGACCCTGACAAAGAAGCTAATATCTCACTCAGCAATGTCAACAAGACTCGTCATCAGATCTCGCGTCTCGCTTCTCGCATTTGCGTGCATCTAATTGAACCCAGCGAGGTGTTATTGCTGACACCAGACCTCCCGGGTAATCATTATCAAGACCATCGCCGCCCTCGGCATTGCTGACCCATCCGTGTTTGCGAAGTTGCGTGAATACAAAAATCAAGGCGAGCCTCGCCGCAGCCATCGTACCAGAATCTTTGGTCCCCGCTGCAAGGGCGCGTTGATTCCTTTACTCTTCAGTTTGTGGAGTTATTAGCTTGAAAAATGGAGGGAACCCCATACCGCATAGCGGGTCAACATGTCGTTGAAAAGTGACGATCTGGGAGATCTGATTGGGCGATGGTACCGCCCGATGCGCCCTTTGCGTCTTGACTGACTTGACTTGTGCTGGGCGTGTAAGCCTTCAACGAAAGGATATATAGTTATGGATATGGCCAATATTAATTCTTGCAACCAAATACTCATCACCTCAAGATGTCTCAACCAACTGAATcagtcatcatcgtcggcgCCGGCATCGTCGGTTCTTCCCTCGCCTATTTCCTGTCTCAATCTTCGACGCCCCGAGCCATAACCCTCATCGACCGTTCTTTCACTTCCCTCCTCGGATCATCAGGGATTGCACCGGGCTTCGTCGGCCAGTTCAACGAATCTGAAGTCCTCACCAAACTTGCAATCGACACTGTCTCGGAATATGTCAAAATTCCTGGTGGTTTTGACAGAGTTGGCGGTCTGGAGATTGCGTTTCAAGGTGAGGGTATTCAACGATTGAAGGCGAGGTGTGAGGATGCGAAGAAGCTTGGGCTTGAGGCTAGGATGTTGAGCATTGAGGAGGCGCATCAGCTTGCCCCAGAATTGGTCAATGAGGATGGTGAAGGGCAGGCGGTCTTCTTTGAGAAAGATGGGACGGCGAATGCAGTGAAAATAACAACTTGGTATCAACAAGAGGCGAAGAAGCATGGAGTCAACTTTGTGGAAGCTGATGTGAAGCAGCTCACCATCTCAGAGGGTAGTGTCACAGgcattgatgttgttgagattgaggcaTCGCGCCATCTCACCGCTGATAAAGTCATCCTGACGACTGGAATCTGGGCCCAAGGTCTCTCATCAAACCTCCCCTTTCCTGTCCCAGTCATCCCCGTTGGTCATCCCTACATACATGCTCAACCTCACGAACCACTTCCCCACAAGATCCCTTTTGTCCGTTGGCCAGAACATCACGTCTACGCCCGCGATCACGGTACAAACTTCGGCATCGGAAGTTACGACCATGCACCTATCGGCTACAAACCCGACACTACAGCCAAAGGAGAGTGGCTTGACTGGTTCAAGCAGCCTCTTGATTTCGCTACGGGGTTACTTCCTCCTGCAGCAGCTCGGGAGTTCCAAGATGGGAATCATTTCAACGGAGTGTTTAGTATGACGCCTGACAATATGCCTCTTGCTGGAAAGGTTGAGTCGGTCGAGGGGTTGTTCATGGCAGTTGCAGTATGGGTTACGCATGCTGCTGGTACAGCCAAGGTTCTGACAAGGATTattgatggagaagaagtggaTGGCAAGACGAGGGAGGCTCTTGATCCCGAGAGATTCAGAGGACAGGACTTTGCGCAGTTGGAAGAGAAGTCGTTGACGGGCTATAACTCTATTTATAAGACTATTAAGTCAGGTTCGGCTTAGGGATCACTGTAGGCTCTCAAGTAGAGTTGTATAAAATTTGCCAAGTTTGTAAAGTTtagagaatgaagatgagttcTTAAGacttttatataaagctagctatttatttaactaGATTTAGGGATACTTATAAAGCTTTATCTAAGACTTAACATAAAGATAGCAACAGTAAATTAAATCACTGGGTTGGCTTTGCGATAGGGTTCAATTCCGCAGGGGATGTCTTCTCGAGCCCCAGCGTCGGCGTGTGGTTGTCTCCCTGACCGTCACTCTTATCGTCACTCACATCCCCGTTTTCACGCGCAAGCTGTTGCTGGATCTCAGCAACCTTGGAGCGGCGCCAGATCTTATCGTCGAAGAAACGAAGGACCGCAAGCGCGAGACCAATTGCGAGGACAACGATGTTGATGGTAAAGCCACGGCGGTATTTGGGCTTGTCGTCGGATCGGAAGATCTGGGCACCATAAATACCTGCAATATTGGCTCCCATGATGACCCTAAAGGTCTATTAGTAAAAATCCTTGATTGTTGTGATGCGGAGGACTTACATGGCCATGGCAAGAGCTCGTTCCTCTGAATCGTCACAGGCCAGAGACATCCAAGCGATGTTAAGAGGGTGAGAAAAGGTGCCAAAGGTCTGAGTCCACACAACACCAAAATAGCTGACTCCTCTACGTCCCAGCTCCGTGAAGATACGGTTGAACACGTAACCCAACAAGTGCATACTCAAACCCGCGATGACAGTCTCTGGTCTCTTATTACTATAGAGGTGTTAGCAGCGACTACTCCCTGGCGGAGAATGACTCACAATCGATCGGAAACGTAGCTGAAGGACCATGAAACAGGGAtctggaggaagagaccAACAGAGGCGAGGGCATTACTAGTGAGACCTTCGAAGCCGAAGCTCTTGACGATGGAAGGTGAGTATGTATCGAAGGCGCGCTGAGGGCCGTTGTTCGAGAGTGTGATGATGACATGGACCCAGAGACGCCAGTTGGAGAACTGTTGATGTTAGTTACTCTCTTCGTAAATGGAGGTGATGCTCTTACAGCCTTCTTGAAGGCACCGAGAccgatcttcttcttcttctttcccttcatagggtcatcaagaagaatgCGAGTCTGGAGAATGTGCAATTCTCTCTCATTGAAGATCTTAACGTTGGGCAGGAACGTGCTTCGAGGATTCTTGAAAGAGTCAGGCAAGCAGCAGCCCAAAACAACACCACTCAGAACAGTGAAGGCACCCATAAGGACAAAAAGCCAGAACCAGCCAGCCTTGTCTCCAACGCCACGCATGTGAAGAATACCATACGCCAAGAGTTTACTAGAAGCTTGACCGAACTGGTTTCCAAAGTAAAAGAACATGACACGCTTAGCTGTTTCCTTACGTGTGTACCACGTTGACAAGGTCCAAAGTCCGCCAGGGATGAATCCAGATTCGGTGATACCGAGAAGGAATCGCGTCGCGACGAAGGATCCGTAGTTGTTTTGGAAGGCTTGGAAGGTGCTGACTGTACCAAAGAGGAATAGTTGGAGGGTGAGCCACTTGCCGGGGCCGACTCGGTAGAGGACCATGTTGGAGGGGATTTCGAAGAGGACGATGCCAAGGGAGAGCATCTGCTGGCCGACATTGAATTGGTTTTGGGTGACGCCGACATCTTCCATGAAGTTATCAGTCAGGGCGTTGGCGATGTTACCTCGATCGAGCTCTGGTCAAGTTAGCGTTGAGTCGTTGGATGACGATGTCATTGCCGGTGGGGTCGTACGAAGGCAGAAGAACCCGAGGGTCAAGAGCGGCATGATAACAAGGTCCAGCCTGCATAACGGTTAGTCCATAGATAAAGGCACCATAGTGACAACTATAGAAAGAGTTCAAGCCGCAATAGTACGCCTGGAGCAGCGGGGTCGCCGCACAGCAAATACGAGACTGTATTTGTTGGTAGACTGCTATGCCTCCAAAGCAAGGCAACAGGAAAACAAGGTGTAACATACTTGCGCTTagctcttctttcttcctccacGGACCAGTCCGTTCGAAGAGTTAGAGATTCCTCATCCTCTCTGGGCTGAGGGAAGTCCGAGTGGGACTTTGATGAAACTGTGTCAAGTTTGCCCATTTTCGAGGTCGGTAAAGATGCTGATGAAGCCTGCATCGGGGACGAAAAAAGGGTTCTGATGTCGCCCTTTTCTATCATCTCAAGCCTTTGCCAAGAGAAAAAGGGCCAGAATTGGTCTCGGTCTCGATGGTCTTGGCGTTGAAGCCAAGTGAGCACGCAATACCCCAAGTGCCGGGGCTGCGCGTCTCCGATGTGGCAGATGAAATGCCAGGTCTTTGATGAAAAGAATCTTAgaataatttaataaatttagGGAAGAATTTATAAGAGATGATAAATTAAGGAAAATATTCATATAGTTCTTTATAAACTTTGGTTTCTTTACCTAAAGAAgattatttattttatcaatatcatctgAATTCACAAAAGTACCAAGCTTTACGACCCTTTAGCCATCTTCCGTTACTCCCCTGGCAATCTTTCAGAGCGCTTGAATCTCTTCACAACATAATAGCGGGGCTCGAATTCAATAAAGTGACACaggtaaaaaaaaaaaaatgaCAGTGGCGACACTAACGAACCATAACCACGGTCCAAGATGGTGTCGTCGTGTCGAAGATCAACATCCCATCCTTGTAACCTTTGGAACTCCCCGTCCTCGAACCGACCCAAGACATCTTGGCTTATCTCAATTACCACCAATTTCACCGCCTTGTGGGGGTTGCAAGCAAAATAAATGACTCACCGAATCAACGAGAGTCCAATCATCATCCTGGGTTACCACCATCTCCCCGGTGAGGCGTCTGCATGGTGTCGAACTTTATCACAGTAGCCCAGATCAACTCCCCGCCAGGGCTCCCGAAACTTTTCGCTCGGCGCACTTGGCGTAAGAATGCCAAGGGAGATGACAACATACACTCTGAGCGGGAGGTTTAATAACGTCGAATTCTACAAACGGCTTACAAAAGCCGTTAGTAACATGAGAAATGCGGCAAGAGAGAAGCGCATCTTCTTTCCCAGGACATTTAATCACATGAATGTAACTCAAATAAGCTTAAGAATTAGCTCATGAGCTTTAATCCAAGCCTTATTCTGTGGGTACCGCGTCCAGCCCAACCAACCCTTGAAATCATGCTCTTAGCGTCGAAATCATCGGTCCAACCGTCCAATTCCACGAGTTCCGAATGACGGAATTCTTGTCCTGATGAGACGATAAGCTTAAATGAGCAGAGATCACCCCCATGCTGAGACCTTGGACAGTACGCGATGACCAACGACAAGCACGACGAGACATGCAACCCGACTTGGCAACAGAATTGCTTCTTCCTTGAACACGAGACCAAGCCTCTTGTCTGACCGAGCATGCATACGCGGGATGACATTCATTGACTCCGCACCGATAATCCGAGCATGTTTTCCTCCTTTTGGCCCTTGTCGCTTCGGATGTCGCAATTCCAGCCTCAAATTCTTACCACTAGAACATGGTTTTTCTAGCTTGGCTGATAAAGTTAATCACAAACTAATGCGTGCTTACCCCCACGGACGAAATCTTGCAGGAAATTGAGGTGATCTGGATGAGAGATGTCCTTAATCGGCGACCGTCCGAGTCTGAGAACTTTATCTCACAGGGATA
This region includes:
- a CDS encoding major facilitator superfamily domain-containing protein, whose product is MGKLDTVSSKSHSDFPQPREDEESLTLRTDWSVEEERRAKRKLDLVIMPLLTLGFFCLQLDRGNIANALTDNFMEDVGVTQNQFNVGQQMLSLGIVLFEIPSNMVLYRVGPGKWLTLQLFLFGTVSTFQAFQNNYGSFVATRFLLGITESGFIPGGLWTLSTWYTRKETAKRVMFFYFGNQFGQASSKLLAYGILHMRGVGDKAGWFWLFVLMGAFTVLSGVVLGCCLPDSFKNPRSTFLPNVKIFNERELHILQTRILLDDPMKGKKKKKIGLGAFKKAFSNWRLWVHVIITLSNNGPQRAFDTYSPSIVKSFGFEGLTSNALASVGLFLQIPVSWSFSYVSDRFNKRPETVIAGLSMHLLGYVFNRIFTELGRRGVSYFGVVWTQTFGTFSHPLNIAWMSLACDDSEERALAMAMVIMGANIAGIYGAQIFRSDDKPKYRRGFTINIVVLAIGLALAVLRFFDDKIWRRSKVAEIQQQLARENGDVSDDKSDGQGDNHTPTLGLEKTSPAELNPIAKPTQ
- a CDS encoding FAD dependent oxidoreductase, which translates into the protein MSQPTESVIIVGAGIVGSSLAYFLSQSSTPRAITLIDRSFTSLLGSSGIAPGFVGQFNESEVLTKLAIDTVSEYVKIPGGFDRVGGLEIAFQGEGIQRLKARCEDAKKLGLEARMLSIEEAHQLAPELVNEDGEGQAVFFEKDGTANAVKITTWYQQEAKKHGVNFVEADVKQLTISEGSVTGIDVVEIEASRHLTADKVILTTGIWAQGLSSNLPFPVPVIPVGHPYIHAQPHEPLPHKIPFVRWPEHHVYARDHGTNFGIGSYDHAPIGYKPDTTAKGEWLDWFKQPLDFATGLLPPAAAREFQDGNHFNGVFSMTPDNMPLAGKVESVEGLFMAVAVWVTHAAGTAKVLTRIIDGEEVDGKTREALDPERFRGQDFAQLEEKSLTGYNSIYKTIKSGSA